One segment of bacterium DNA contains the following:
- a CDS encoding cupin domain-containing protein encodes MPVRRLQVLLRTVAILAVGPVIGAVTANQHPYSPATVTVAAFPIPVTAGVYDLYEFVVDFPPGSATARHVHGGPVLVTVITGQLVLQRAGGERVVKAGESFLEVPGDVHALVNRSPAPARIGAAELIPKGAAETTVVK; translated from the coding sequence ATGCCCGTCCGGCGTCTGCAGGTCCTGTTGCGCACCGTGGCGATTCTCGCCGTGGGCCCGGTCATTGGCGCGGTCACCGCCAATCAGCACCCGTATTCGCCGGCCACGGTGACCGTGGCCGCGTTCCCCATCCCGGTGACGGCCGGGGTCTATGATCTCTACGAGTTCGTGGTTGACTTCCCGCCGGGGAGCGCGACGGCGCGTCACGTCCACGGCGGACCTGTCCTGGTCACGGTCATCACCGGCCAGCTCGTCCTCCAACGCGCGGGCGGCGAGCGCGTCGTCAAGGCGGGCGAGAGCTTCCTCGAGGTCCCGGGGGACGTGCACGCTCTGGTCAACCGGAGCCCGGCGCCCGCACGCATTGGGGCCGCCGAGCTGATTCCGAAGGGAGCCGCGGAGACCACCGTCGTCAAGTGA